A genomic stretch from Aedes albopictus strain Foshan chromosome 2, AalbF5, whole genome shotgun sequence includes:
- the LOC134286340 gene encoding uncharacterized protein K02A2.6-like, translating into MSAVPKGKDDFRLVVNMRAPNKAIKREYFRLPLIQEMKAQLHGAKFFTKLDLTSAFYHLELAKESRDLTTFLAESGMYRFTRLMFGVNCAPEIFQREMSRILKDIKNVIVYIDDILIFGNSIEDLRRTVAQVLQALRANNLSLNIEKCEFDKERINFLGHELDEQGFHIDEMKIKHIQKFREPTTASELRSFLGLASFISPYIRNFADITSPLWEVATTKTWTWGPVQSTAFEVVKSKIVMEALESGKWTRQLHRYESVAKDLYVKNGMLVKQGCVVIPEALRKKTLEIAHKGHPMTAKLKSILRERVWWPGMPKDAEEWVKSCEACATNGRPEKAIPMERIFAPKTVWETVALDFNGPYARFGGIYILVVLEDIFDHEGFPIHIRTDNGPPFNGEDFSKYCAERGITNVFSTPLFPQQNGLAENCMKLINKAMATAVSVGTDYNDELHSAIKAHNSAAHSITKVPPEELMFGRKIRRWLPLLNPGKVNHDDEKINSRDMKAKLTGKQYEDRRRGAKRSQITPGDTVIIERHSRTKGESRFDPRKYTVTEQNKGNLVLTGPDGQQLKRHVTQTKRVHEWRAPDPTHKDQELAVKRQYSSKDHVRSANSPNLLRT; encoded by the exons ATGTCGGCCGTTCCCAAGGGAAAGGATGACTTTCGCCTTGTTGTGAACATGCGGGCACCGAACAAAGCGATAAAGAGGGAGTATTTTAGGCTTCCATTGATCCAGGAGATGAAAGCCCAACTCCATGGAGCAAAATTTTTTACTAAGCTGGATTTGACGAGCGCCTTTTACCACCTTGAACTGGCAAAAGAATCACGAGATTTAACAACATTTCTTGCTGAAAGTGGTATGTACCGCTTCACAAGATTGATGTTCGGCGTCAACTGTGCCCCCGAAATATTTCAGCGGGAGATGAGCCGTATACTGAAAGACATAAAGAATGTTATCGTCTACATAGATGACATTTTGATTTTCGGTAACAGCATCGAAGACCTCCGCAGAACCGTTGCCCAAGTTCTACAGGCATTGAGAGCCAATAACCTATCATTGAACATTGAGAAATGCGAATTCGACAAGGAACGCATCAACTTCTTGGGACATGAATTGGACGAACAAGGGTTCCATATCGACGAGATGAAAATTAAGCACATCCAAAAATTCCGTGAACCAACAACTGCCTCCGAACTCCGTAGCTTTTTGGGCTTGGCATCCTTCATAAGCCCTTACATAAGAAACTTCGCCGACATCACCAGCCCACTATGGGAAGTCGCAACAACCAAAACATGGACCTGGGGACCAGTTCAATCAACTGCTTTCGAAGTCGTCAAATCAAAAATA GTAATGGAAGCCCTCGAATCCGGAAAATGGACAAGGCAACTGCACCGATACGAATCAGTCGCCAAAGACCTTTACGTCAAGAACGGGATGTTAGTCAAACAAGGATGTGTGGTTATCCCAGAAGCGTTACGCAAGAAAACATTGGAAATCGCGCACAAAGGCCACCCCATGACGGCTAAACTGAAGAGCATTCTCCGAGAGCGCGTTTGGTGGCCAGGAATGCCTAAAGACGCAGAAGAATGGGTAAAATCCTGTGAAGCTTGTGCCACAAACGGAAGACCGGAAAAGGCTATCCCCATGGAGCGTATCTTTGCCCCGAAGACCGTCTGGGAAACCGTAGCCCTGGACTTTAATGGGCCATACGCAAGATTTGGTGGAATCTACATATTGGT GGTGTTGGAAGACATTTTCGATCATGAGGGATTTCCTATCCACATAAGGACCGATAATGGCCCCCCATTTAATGGAGAGGATTTCAGCAAGTACTGCGCAGAACGTGGCATAACGAACGTGTTTTCCACCCCGTTGTTCCCGCAGCAAAACGGCCTGGCAGAAAACTGCATGAAACTTATCAACAAGGCAATGGCTACCGCAGTATCTGTCGGAACTGACTACAACGATGAACTCCATTCAGCAATCAAAGCCCACAACTCGGCGGCTCATTCAATAacaaaagttcctccggaagaACTAATGTTCGGGCGTAAGATACGGCGATGGCTTCCCCTTCTGAATCCTGGTAAGGTGAACCACGATGACGAAAAGATTAACTCAAGGGACATGAAGGCCAAACTAACCGGAAAGCAATACGAGGACCGACGTCGAGGCGCGAAACGTTCCCAAATCACTCCGGGGGATACTGTTATCATTGAACGGCACTCACGTACGAAAGGggaaagtcgatttgaccccagaAAATACACCGTCACGGAACAGAACAAAGGGAACCTGGTGCTTACGGGACCTGATGGCCAACAGCTGAAAAGACATGTCACACAAACTAAACGGGTTCATGAATGGCGTGCTCCGGATCCCACCCACAAAGATCAGGAACTAGCAGTGAAACGCCAA TATTCCTCGAAGGACCACGTACGCTCCGCCAACTCGCCGAACTTGCTACGAACCTAG